Proteins encoded by one window of Patescibacteria group bacterium:
- a CDS encoding ComEA family DNA-binding protein produces the protein MGKKESFETIWDFLESHFRFCLLFLSVLLLFVSGMLLARIWQFKNKPRLEYSVQEEETSNNGSDNKNNVGYCFVDVSGAVVNPGVYELEKGSRVKDAIASAGGFSSHVDEDWVAKNLNLAAAVTDGQKIYILEEGEVTKIAGTSADNLPDNYGGGGGAGVSENKINLNQASKDVLETLPGIGPALAERIIEYRNQTPFETVEEITAVKGIGEKTLQDLRDRVFVP, from the coding sequence ATGGGTAAGAAAGAGTCTTTTGAAACTATTTGGGACTTTTTAGAAAGTCACTTCAGGTTTTGCCTCCTTTTCCTTTCTGTTTTGTTACTTTTTGTTAGCGGTATGCTTTTGGCAAGGATTTGGCAATTTAAAAACAAACCTCGGCTGGAGTACAGTGTGCAGGAAGAGGAAACATCCAATAATGGCTCAGATAATAAGAACAATGTTGGTTATTGTTTTGTTGATGTTTCCGGCGCTGTGGTTAATCCCGGTGTTTATGAGCTAGAGAAGGGCTCACGCGTTAAGGATGCCATTGCTTCTGCTGGGGGGTTTTCTTCTCATGTTGATGAAGATTGGGTTGCAAAGAATTTGAACTTAGCTGCTGCAGTTACTGATGGTCAAAAAATCTATATTCTAGAGGAAGGTGAAGTTACAAAAATTGCTGGTACTAGTGCAGATAATTTGCCAGATAACTATGGAGGGGGTGGGGGGGCGGGTGTCTCCGAGAACAAAATAAATTTAAACCAAGCTTCAAAAGATGTTTTGGAAACATTGCCGGGAATAGGTCCTGCATTGGCAGAAAGAATTATTGAATATCGCAACCAGACTCCGTTTGAAACTGTAGAGGAGATTACAGCAGTAAAAGGTATAGGTGAAAAGACTTTACAAGATCTAAGGGATAGGGTTTTTGTTCCCTAA
- a CDS encoding MBL fold metallo-hydrolase, which translates to MVSIPEPWQGKAKRLILFFLIAFVAIETVVLVTFPTRNLMIAVLDVGQGDAIALQTAEGHRILIDGGPDDSVLPELGQLFPFWVQELDLLVITHWDSDHITGLLDILERYRVRHVLVGTLECETAVCEAVLSAIEEEDAEILLARQEASINLGKTSFSVLWPPHNCSLGRNDCSVVLLLNYGDFEAVFTGDIEEAGQKNFLGLVRESEVFKVPHHGADCLWEPFLQRIKPMLSVVSVGENSVGHPKPETLNKLHSVGTKILRTDQVGTVKVISDGGRWGIRN; encoded by the coding sequence ATGGTTTCTATTCCAGAACCTTGGCAGGGTAAAGCAAAAAGATTAATCTTGTTTTTTCTAATAGCTTTTGTAGCTATTGAGACAGTTGTTTTAGTAACCTTTCCTACCAGAAACCTGATGATAGCAGTGCTTGATGTGGGTCAGGGGGATGCGATTGCACTGCAAACTGCGGAAGGTCATAGAATATTGATAGATGGTGGTCCGGATGATTCAGTGTTACCCGAGCTGGGGCAGCTTTTTCCTTTTTGGGTGCAGGAGTTAGATCTTTTAGTTATTACGCATTGGGACTCTGACCACATAACTGGATTACTAGATATTTTGGAAAGGTATAGGGTAAGACACGTTCTGGTAGGGACTTTAGAATGCGAGACAGCAGTTTGTGAGGCTGTACTTTCAGCTATAGAAGAAGAAGATGCTGAGATTTTGCTTGCGAGGCAGGAGGCTTCTATTAATCTAGGGAAAACAAGCTTCAGTGTCTTGTGGCCGCCGCATAATTGTTCTTTGGGTCGCAATGATTGTTCTGTGGTGTTATTGCTAAATTATGGTGATTTTGAAGCTGTATTTACGGGAGATATTGAAGAAGCTGGTCAAAAAAATTTCTTAGGGCTTGTTAGGGAGTCAGAAGTGTTTAAAGTGCCGCATCATGGGGCGGATTGCTTGTGGGAACCGTTCTTGCAGAGAATCAAACCAATGTTGTCAGTTGTATCAGTGGGGGAAAATTCGGTTGGGCATCCAAAACCGGAAACTTTGAACAAGTTACACAGTGTGGGAACAAAAATATTGAGGACAGACCAAGTGGGAACTGTGAAAGTAATTTCGGATGGAGGGCGTTGGGGGATAAGGAATTGA
- a CDS encoding sortase translates to MKFGFHFFLETIANALIIGGILLLGITIWPTVSSEAWYWAKRVERGVKCKIYNLDCAKTPDSLFAPLANSPTPLKVTPISSEFAVVIEKIGVNAPVIKNVPAGSKDQYMAAMRRGVAHAKGTALPGEAGNTYLFAHSSLNFWELGKYATVFNLLRKLEKGDRVSVVLDNQRFVYEVSNKEIVSGFNTTPLLRETSEPTLTLQTCHPPGTTLNRLIVTAKLTGNSAL, encoded by the coding sequence ATGAAATTTGGATTTCACTTTTTTTTAGAAACAATTGCAAATGCTTTAATTATTGGAGGAATTCTCCTTCTGGGAATAACTATTTGGCCCACAGTATCATCTGAAGCGTGGTACTGGGCTAAAAGAGTCGAAAGAGGTGTTAAGTGTAAAATCTACAACCTAGACTGCGCCAAGACTCCGGACAGCCTTTTCGCCCCTCTTGCAAATTCCCCTACCCCCCTAAAAGTCACCCCTATCTCTTCGGAATTTGCAGTTGTAATTGAAAAAATTGGAGTAAATGCACCTGTCATCAAAAATGTACCCGCCGGCAGTAAAGACCAATACATGGCAGCTATGCGCAGGGGGGTAGCCCATGCAAAAGGTACAGCACTGCCCGGAGAAGCAGGTAACACCTATCTGTTTGCCCACTCTTCTCTAAATTTTTGGGAACTTGGCAAATATGCTACAGTTTTTAATCTTCTGAGGAAACTAGAAAAAGGGGACCGAGTAAGCGTAGTTTTGGATAATCAGCGGTTTGTCTACGAGGTAAGTAACAAAGAAATTGTATCTGGATTTAACACTACACCACTACTTAGAGAAACATCCGAACCCACCCTCACCCTGCAAACATGCCACCCACCAGGGACAACTTTAAATCGCCTCATTGTGACAGCTAAACTCACAGGCAACTCTGCACTTTAA
- a CDS encoding ComEC/Rec2 family competence protein, with protein sequence MLNARKIFFLSIVIFLFTHWFYRYCKTIDNLPKERTRVQLRGMVATVPKRLGTRYVFDLQPVRFAPESPFKVKKITVYASLESKPTFGEWLLVEGLLNPKGYISFPRIENLKKSRSPFVILRGNLFKLRRSVGDLIAAAVPEPEAGLLKGILLGIKDEISADWEDIYRKVGVTHVVVASGYNVTVLIGVVSAVIRPLGTGFTFIFSTLAIALFTLMLGAEPPILRAALMGFVASMGNLIGRRRDVLRTLFFTGFLLLFINPRFINSISFQLSFASSLGLVVLVPWLEKIFDNAVLSFLMLKEDLVTTIAAFLFVFPVVSFHFGKISPASFLVNTITLWTIPPAMLFGFITVLTAMVSRQLGRMLGAFSWIFLKFFNCVAFRASQIFEFWQIRMSLWAVALYYILLFVLWFLFQNLGRVKQKD encoded by the coding sequence ATGCTTAACGCTAGAAAAATATTCTTTTTAAGCATAGTTATTTTTCTCTTCACTCATTGGTTTTATCGATATTGCAAAACTATAGACAACCTCCCAAAGGAGCGCACGAGAGTTCAGCTAAGAGGTATGGTAGCAACCGTTCCTAAGCGTTTGGGCACTAGATATGTTTTTGACCTACAACCTGTTAGGTTCGCTCCTGAGTCACCTTTCAAAGTCAAGAAGATTACTGTATATGCGTCATTGGAGTCAAAACCAACTTTTGGTGAGTGGTTGTTAGTTGAGGGGCTACTTAATCCAAAAGGTTACATAAGTTTTCCCAGAATAGAAAATCTGAAAAAGTCCAGATCCCCCTTTGTCATTTTGCGGGGGAATCTTTTTAAACTTCGTAGAAGTGTTGGAGATTTAATTGCAGCTGCTGTACCTGAACCAGAAGCAGGACTTCTTAAGGGGATTTTATTGGGTATAAAAGATGAAATTTCAGCTGATTGGGAAGATATTTATAGAAAAGTTGGTGTTACCCATGTAGTTGTTGCTTCTGGCTATAATGTGACTGTTTTGATAGGTGTTGTTTCTGCTGTAATTAGGCCCTTGGGAACAGGCTTTACTTTTATATTTTCTACATTGGCTATTGCTCTCTTTACACTAATGCTTGGTGCTGAGCCCCCGATCCTCAGAGCAGCTTTAATGGGTTTTGTTGCAAGTATGGGTAATCTCATTGGTAGGCGGAGGGATGTCTTGCGAACATTATTTTTTACTGGTTTTTTGTTGCTTTTTATAAACCCGCGATTTATTAATTCCATAAGTTTTCAATTAAGTTTTGCATCTTCATTGGGTCTTGTTGTTTTAGTTCCATGGTTAGAAAAAATTTTTGATAATGCGGTTCTTTCATTTTTAATGTTGAAAGAGGATTTGGTAACCACCATAGCTGCATTTTTGTTTGTTTTTCCTGTTGTTTCTTTTCACTTTGGTAAAATTTCCCCAGCATCATTCTTAGTTAATACAATAACTTTGTGGACCATTCCGCCTGCCATGCTATTTGGCTTTATTACAGTATTAACAGCTATGGTTAGCAGGCAGTTGGGGAGAATGTTAGGTGCTTTTTCTTGGATTTTTCTGAAATTTTTTAATTGTGTAGCGTTTCGTGCTTCCCAAATTTTCGAGTTTTGGCAAATACGGATGTCACTCTGGGCTGTTGCTTTGTATTATATTTTATTATTTGTTCTATGGTTTCTATTCCAGAACCTTGGCAGGGTAAAGCAAAAAGATTAA
- a CDS encoding PEGA domain-containing protein, with amino-acid sequence MNRRVTIFLTTFTTLLSITVIAILVARGYTYNFAEKEIKKTGMILAQSTPSEAKVYLDGKLVETTNSVLDSVTPGMHNLEIKKEGFTTWEKEVEVFEGLITEIDALLVLRSPRLNPMTASGIEIAKISPTGERIAYTSRRSDPPGIWVLELTSPSLLNIIQENPRLIAADTLTRTFSLAENLEWGPKENTLLVTLNPRGYVVLDTRRGTQEEATTSAEPTLAEWETAIKEKRKEWLNKIEIEEEFEDIALDPNTKWSHDEKRFLFTKDSEKHTEWHVYNGEKPLGVGKKRHYLALRKGKDSNTRVSWYATSKHLIIQEEKKISVIDIDGKNQKEVYSGNLEEGFPVTATPDGSNLIILTSFKENSPPNLYALGIR; translated from the coding sequence ATGAATAGAAGAGTTACAATCTTCCTCACTACTTTCACAACCCTTCTTTCCATAACTGTAATAGCTATCCTAGTTGCCAGAGGCTACACTTATAATTTTGCTGAAAAAGAAATCAAAAAGACGGGAATGATACTTGCCCAATCAACACCAAGCGAAGCTAAAGTATACCTGGATGGAAAGTTAGTTGAAACTACCAATTCTGTTTTGGACTCCGTAACTCCGGGAATGCATAACTTGGAAATAAAAAAGGAAGGATTCACCACCTGGGAAAAAGAGGTAGAGGTTTTTGAAGGTTTAATCACAGAAATAGATGCTTTACTAGTTCTGAGATCACCACGGCTCAACCCCATGACTGCTTCCGGAATTGAAATAGCCAAAATATCTCCAACAGGAGAAAGAATAGCTTACACATCCAGAAGAAGCGATCCTCCGGGAATCTGGGTACTAGAACTTACCTCTCCCTCATTACTCAACATTATCCAAGAAAACCCACGCTTGATTGCCGCAGATACATTAACAAGGACTTTCTCACTTGCTGAAAATCTAGAATGGGGACCAAAGGAAAATACCCTTTTAGTAACACTAAATCCTAGAGGTTACGTTGTCTTAGATACCCGGAGAGGAACGCAGGAAGAAGCAACAACTTCTGCTGAGCCAACTCTTGCAGAATGGGAAACAGCTATTAAGGAAAAAAGAAAGGAGTGGTTAAACAAAATTGAAATAGAGGAAGAATTCGAAGATATAGCACTGGATCCAAACACTAAGTGGTCCCACGATGAAAAGCGATTTCTCTTTACCAAAGACAGCGAAAAGCATACAGAATGGCATGTCTATAACGGAGAAAAACCTTTAGGAGTAGGAAAGAAAAGGCATTATCTAGCACTTAGGAAAGGAAAAGATAGTAATACTAGAGTCAGTTGGTACGCAACCAGTAAGCACCTGATAATACAAGAGGAAAAAAAGATTAGTGTAATTGACATTGATGGCAAAAACCAAAAAGAAGTTTATAGCGGAAATCTAGAAGAAGGCTTCCCTGTAACTGCAACTCCCGATGGCTCTAACTTAATTATTTTGACATCTTTCAAAGAAAACTCACCACCTAATCTCTACGCATTAGGAATAAGGTGA
- the leuS gene encoding leucine--tRNA ligase produces the protein MENYKPHKIEEKWQERWEKDLSFQVDEDRAEQKFYALVEFPYPSGKGLHLGHAFTCTIMDVFARKKRMEGFNVLHPMGWDAFGLPTENYAIRTGIHPRVATERNTDRFREQMKALALSYNWEREINTTDPDYYKWTQWIFIQFFKHGLAYKREMPINWCPSCKIGLANEEVVNGKCERCGEDVTRKNLSQWLLRITAYADRLADELDLVDFPESIKAAQRNWIGRTEGIVIDYPVEGSEETISCYTTRPDTNFGATFVVLAPEHPMLKNLKSQIPSSKWKEVKTYVEQAKKKFELERQELQKEKTGVFTGLYCVNRLTDEKIPIWVADFVVPTSGTGAVVGVPAHDERDYAFANKYDLNIKPVIKPQDKDWDFSEAPYVEEEKSVVINSDFLNGMCVPEAIEKVTDYIIKNGWGERSKNYHLRDWIFSRQHYWGEPIPMVYCKKCAQKGVTWWDTEDGQEFQSDLLDGDQGVVKSGLEGWFPVKDEELPIELPAVENYEPTKTGHSPLAGVEPWVETKCPVCGAKAQRETDTMPNWAGSSWYYLRYCDPSNSSKLASYHSLKYWLPVDIYLGGAEHTTLHLLYSRFWHKFLNDIGVVPYKEPYQKRRNHGVILGEDGSRMSKSRENVVNPEDVIDKLGVDTLRLYLMFMGPYDETMPWSTSGVRGCYRFLDRVWRYIAGEDYLVNEETRLELKKRLHRVIKKVGDDINAMKYNTAIAALMGFLNHVEDLGGLSSADWGVFLRLLAPFAPHVVEELWCESLGNEFSIHAQPWPKYDQDLAKKEEVTIAVQIDGKLRDTFRAPPGIEKENAVNCAKGSEKVKKYLLGKDVERVVWVQDRLLNFVIK, from the coding sequence ATGGAAAATTACAAACCACACAAAATTGAAGAAAAGTGGCAAGAAAGATGGGAAAAAGACTTATCTTTTCAGGTGGATGAAGATAGGGCTGAGCAAAAGTTTTACGCATTAGTTGAGTTTCCCTATCCCTCGGGAAAGGGGCTCCACTTGGGGCATGCATTTACTTGTACAATTATGGATGTCTTTGCGCGAAAAAAGCGTATGGAAGGTTTTAATGTTTTACACCCCATGGGTTGGGACGCTTTTGGATTACCTACTGAGAATTATGCTATCCGGACAGGTATTCACCCAAGAGTAGCCACGGAACGGAACACAGACCGCTTTCGGGAGCAAATGAAGGCTTTAGCCCTTTCTTATAATTGGGAGCGGGAAATTAATACAACAGACCCTGATTATTATAAGTGGACTCAATGGATATTTATCCAGTTTTTTAAGCATGGGTTAGCTTACAAGAGGGAAATGCCTATTAATTGGTGTCCATCTTGCAAGATTGGTTTGGCGAATGAAGAGGTGGTTAATGGGAAGTGTGAGCGTTGTGGCGAGGATGTGACAAGGAAGAACTTATCCCAATGGCTTTTGCGGATAACTGCTTATGCTGATCGTCTTGCTGATGAGTTAGATTTAGTGGATTTTCCAGAATCAATAAAAGCAGCGCAAAGAAATTGGATTGGGAGAACAGAGGGAATAGTAATTGATTATCCAGTAGAGGGATCGGAAGAAACAATATCCTGTTACACAACGCGCCCTGATACTAACTTTGGAGCTACCTTTGTTGTTTTGGCTCCCGAGCACCCTATGCTAAAAAATCTCAAATCCCAAATACCAAGTTCCAAATGGAAGGAAGTAAAGACGTATGTTGAGCAGGCAAAGAAGAAATTCGAGTTGGAGAGGCAGGAATTGCAGAAAGAAAAAACGGGGGTCTTTACTGGTTTATATTGTGTGAATAGGCTTACAGACGAAAAAATTCCTATCTGGGTTGCGGACTTTGTCGTTCCCACTTCTGGTACTGGTGCTGTAGTTGGTGTTCCTGCTCATGATGAACGTGACTATGCGTTTGCGAATAAGTATGACTTGAATATAAAGCCAGTTATAAAACCGCAAGATAAAGATTGGGATTTTTCGGAAGCTCCGTATGTTGAGGAGGAAAAGAGCGTAGTTATAAATTCCGATTTCTTAAATGGGATGTGCGTTCCCGAAGCTATAGAGAAGGTTACTGATTACATAATAAAGAATGGCTGGGGAGAGCGATCTAAAAATTATCACCTCCGGGATTGGATTTTTTCCCGCCAGCATTATTGGGGGGAGCCCATTCCCATGGTTTATTGTAAAAAATGTGCCCAGAAAGGGGTCACTTGGTGGGACACAGAGGATGGGCAAGAGTTCCAAAGTGACTTATTGGACGGTGACCAAGGTGTGGTGAAGAGTGGTCTGGAAGGATGGTTTCCGGTAAAGGATGAGGAACTTCCGATTGAACTTCCTGCTGTAGAGAACTACGAACCGACCAAGACTGGTCACTCTCCGTTAGCGGGTGTCGAGCCTTGGGTTGAAACCAAGTGTCCTGTATGTGGTGCCAAGGCGCAGAGGGAAACCGATACTATGCCAAATTGGGCAGGCTCTTCTTGGTATTACTTGCGTTATTGCGACCCAAGTAATAGTTCCAAATTAGCCAGCTACCACAGCCTAAAATACTGGCTGCCTGTAGATATTTATCTTGGCGGTGCCGAGCATACAACACTCCACTTGCTTTATTCCCGGTTTTGGCACAAGTTTCTTAATGATATTGGAGTGGTACCGTATAAGGAACCTTACCAAAAGAGGCGTAATCATGGAGTTATCTTAGGTGAAGATGGTTCTCGAATGAGTAAATCACGGGAAAATGTTGTTAATCCAGAAGATGTTATTGATAAGTTAGGTGTAGATACTCTTCGACTCTATCTTATGTTTATGGGACCGTACGATGAAACTATGCCTTGGAGCACTTCCGGAGTTCGGGGTTGTTACCGGTTTTTGGATCGAGTATGGCGTTACATTGCAGGGGAAGATTATTTGGTCAATGAAGAAACTAGGTTGGAGTTAAAAAAGAGGCTTCACCGAGTTATAAAAAAGGTAGGCGATGATATTAACGCTATGAAGTATAACACAGCTATAGCAGCTCTAATGGGTTTTCTTAACCATGTAGAGGATTTAGGTGGATTGTCTTCAGCAGATTGGGGAGTGTTTTTAAGGTTGCTTGCTCCTTTTGCTCCACATGTAGTGGAAGAACTTTGGTGCGAGTCGTTGGGTAATGAGTTTTCAATTCATGCGCAGCCTTGGCCCAAATATGACCAAGACTTGGCAAAAAAAGAAGAAGTGACTATTGCAGTACAAATTGATGGCAAATTGCGCGACACTTTTAGAGCACCCCCAGGGATTGAAAAGGAAAATGCTGTTAATTGTGCTAAGGGCTCTGAGAAAGTTAAAAAATACCTACTTGGCAAAGATGTTGAGAGAGTGGTATGGGTTCAAGACCGACTGCTAAATTTTGTTATTAAGTAG
- a CDS encoding rod shape-determining protein, translating into MSVLSKKIAIDLGTANSVVYKAGEGIILNEPTVVAVTVDDRKVVAVGGAAKEMLGRTPTNISANRPMRDGVIADYAATEALLKYFIDKATGPSRFARPVVMVSVPAGVTSVESRAVLDATLSAGARKAYLIPEPLAAAIGAGIPISEARGNMIINSGGGTTEVAMVSLGGIVAQNSLRVGGNSLDASIVQHLRREYNLSVGEQTAEQIKIEIGSATPLEEGLRKDVRGRDSISGLPRTVNISSHEITKALRRPLSEMTQSVRRVLEKIPPELASDVVDRGMTMSGGTGTLRNLDKFLTKETGVPAHVADDPIFCVVRGCAKAIENIEVFRKNLTVR; encoded by the coding sequence ATGAGTGTTTTAAGTAAGAAAATTGCTATTGATTTAGGTACAGCAAACTCTGTTGTTTATAAAGCAGGGGAGGGAATTATTTTGAATGAACCCACGGTGGTAGCGGTTACTGTGGATGACAGAAAGGTTGTGGCTGTAGGGGGAGCTGCAAAAGAGATGTTGGGCAGAACTCCTACCAATATAAGTGCCAATCGCCCAATGAGAGATGGGGTGATTGCTGATTATGCTGCGACTGAAGCGCTTTTAAAATATTTTATTGATAAAGCTACTGGTCCTTCAAGGTTTGCCCGACCTGTGGTTATGGTTTCTGTACCTGCTGGTGTTACTTCGGTGGAGTCGCGAGCAGTGTTGGATGCTACTCTCTCAGCTGGTGCTAGAAAAGCATATTTGATTCCTGAACCTTTAGCAGCTGCTATTGGTGCGGGAATTCCGATTTCAGAAGCGCGGGGGAATATGATTATTAACTCTGGTGGAGGGACAACAGAGGTTGCTATGGTTTCGCTAGGAGGTATTGTTGCTCAGAACAGTTTACGGGTGGGTGGAAATAGTTTAGACGCAAGTATTGTCCAACATTTGCGGCGAGAATATAATCTTAGTGTGGGGGAACAAACTGCGGAGCAGATAAAGATAGAGATAGGATCTGCAACTCCTTTGGAGGAAGGTTTGCGTAAGGATGTACGTGGCAGGGATAGTATTTCTGGCCTTCCGCGCACAGTGAATATTAGTTCGCACGAGATTACCAAAGCTTTGAGAAGACCTCTTTCTGAGATGACCCAATCTGTTCGCCGGGTGTTAGAGAAAATACCTCCGGAGCTGGCAAGTGATGTGGTGGATAGGGGTATGACAATGTCAGGAGGTACGGGAACACTAAGAAATTTGGACAAATTTCTTACCAAGGAGACTGGTGTTCCAGCGCATGTTGCTGACGATCCCATCTTTTGTGTAGTTCGAGGTTGCGCAAAGGCAATAGAAAATATTGAAGTTTTTAGGAAAAATCTTACAGTGCGGTAA
- the argS gene encoding arginine--tRNA ligase, which produces MKPVIKEIKDFVGKKVSQKFDVSLDVEIEHPQDLDHGDFATNIAFKLANSLGKAPREIAEDLVNDLFVKEKLPSFISSVEVAGPGFINFWLSKEFFLQEVHKILEDGDKYGSSKIGQGKNILLEHTSPDPIKTIHVGHLRNNFLGMAAARLLEKCGYSVIKDCIDNDRGTHVSRAMWGFLVFGRKSLALSKKQISEFAVEDSQIEEMGSGVNWRELLSEWIEFPQRWYKPEDLDLKPDHFDLRFYSLGDRAEILVSEVEGQVREMLQSWEKKDKAVRELWKQIINWSHKGYEQTYNRIGSEFDHVWRESEIYEDGRKVVEKGVEKGIFKCLNDGAVLSDLSDYGLSDAILLRSDGTTLYHTLDLALTKKKKEKFPSDLYIWCIGNDQILYLKQLFAMCEQLGIGSREQFCHLNFGYVNLKGGERMSSRTGTIVSADRLLDLLHKDALLLIESSDSVQKDSFSLAEREEVAEAIALGALKYGLLKYSREKDTEFDPEESVTLEGDSGPYLQYSYARCYSVLKKAEQKEFDFGNVQELKSEEESLLRTLYLYPEVIEDVQRNFGLNRLCSFLYDLAQKYNSFYNSCPILNAESREARNLRLALTFATAQIIKDGLSLLGIKVLKKL; this is translated from the coding sequence ATGAAGCCTGTTATTAAAGAGATAAAAGACTTTGTTGGCAAAAAAGTAAGCCAGAAATTTGATGTTTCTTTGGATGTTGAAATTGAGCATCCTCAGGATCTAGACCACGGTGACTTTGCAACTAATATTGCGTTTAAACTTGCTAATTCCCTTGGTAAGGCTCCGCGGGAGATAGCTGAGGATTTGGTTAATGATCTGTTTGTAAAAGAAAAGTTGCCTTCCTTTATTAGTTCTGTTGAGGTGGCTGGCCCTGGTTTTATTAATTTCTGGCTTTCAAAAGAATTTTTTTTACAGGAGGTACACAAGATTTTAGAAGATGGGGACAAATATGGTAGTAGTAAGATAGGACAAGGAAAGAATATTCTTCTTGAACATACATCACCAGACCCAATAAAAACAATTCATGTTGGACATTTGCGAAATAATTTTTTGGGAATGGCAGCAGCGCGTCTTCTGGAAAAGTGCGGTTATTCTGTAATTAAGGACTGCATAGACAATGATCGTGGTACGCATGTTTCCCGGGCAATGTGGGGATTTTTAGTGTTTGGTCGTAAATCCTTAGCACTTTCGAAAAAGCAAATAAGTGAATTTGCGGTAGAGGATTCCCAGATAGAAGAAATGGGTAGTGGTGTTAATTGGCGAGAGCTTCTTTCAGAGTGGATAGAATTTCCCCAAAGGTGGTACAAGCCAGAGGACTTGGATCTTAAGCCAGATCACTTTGACTTACGTTTCTACTCCTTAGGTGACCGGGCAGAGATATTGGTTTCTGAAGTTGAAGGTCAGGTTAGGGAAATGTTACAAAGCTGGGAAAAGAAAGACAAAGCAGTTCGAGAGTTATGGAAGCAGATTATTAACTGGTCTCACAAAGGTTATGAGCAAACTTACAATCGAATTGGTAGTGAGTTCGATCATGTCTGGCGAGAAAGTGAAATATATGAAGATGGGCGGAAAGTTGTCGAGAAAGGCGTGGAAAAGGGAATTTTTAAGTGTCTAAATGATGGGGCTGTGTTGTCTGATCTTTCTGATTATGGGCTTTCGGACGCTATTCTTTTAAGGTCGGATGGGACCACTCTTTATCATACTCTAGACCTTGCTTTAACTAAGAAAAAGAAGGAAAAGTTCCCTTCAGATTTGTATATTTGGTGTATTGGAAATGATCAGATATTGTACTTAAAGCAGTTGTTTGCTATGTGCGAACAATTGGGGATTGGTAGCAGAGAGCAGTTTTGCCATCTTAATTTTGGTTATGTGAATTTGAAGGGTGGAGAAAGGATGAGTAGCCGAACCGGAACTATTGTTTCCGCAGATAGGCTTTTGGATTTGTTGCATAAAGACGCGCTGCTACTTATTGAAAGTTCTGACTCTGTGCAGAAAGATAGTTTTTCTCTTGCTGAGAGAGAGGAGGTAGCAGAGGCTATTGCTTTGGGGGCTTTGAAATATGGTCTTTTAAAATACAGTCGAGAAAAGGATACTGAGTTTGACCCAGAAGAATCAGTAACATTGGAGGGTGATTCTGGACCCTATCTGCAATACTCGTATGCGCGCTGCTATTCTGTTCTTAAAAAGGCGGAGCAGAAAGAATTTGATTTTGGAAATGTCCAAGAATTAAAAAGTGAAGAAGAATCTTTATTGCGCACTCTATATTTATATCCCGAAGTGATAGAAGATGTTCAGCGCAACTTTGGTTTAAATCGACTTTGTAGTTTTCTTTACGATTTGGCGCAAAAATATAATTCTTTCTACAACAGCTGTCCCATTCTAAATGCGGAAAGTAGGGAAGCGCGGAATTTGCGATTAGCTCTAACATTTGCTACTGCGCAAATTATAAAAGACGGTTTGAGTCTTTTAGGTATAAAAGTCTTAAAAAAGTTGTAA